A region from the Falco peregrinus isolate bFalPer1 chromosome 19, bFalPer1.pri, whole genome shotgun sequence genome encodes:
- the TAGLN2 gene encoding transgelin-2, whose amino-acid sequence MANRGPSYGLSREVQQKIDRQYDPELEQILVRWIVAQCGGDVAQPAPGRDGFQQWLKDGTVLCRLINSLHPRGQGPVAKIQASAMAFKQMEQISQFLQAAERYGIAATDIFQTVDLWEGKNMACVQRTLMNLGSLAVAKGDGLFVGDPNWFPKKSQENRRVFSEDKLKEGQSVIGLQMGTNRGASQAGMTGYGMPRQIL is encoded by the exons ATGGCAAACCGGGGACCATCATACGGCCTCAGCCGGGAGGTGCAGCAGAAGATCGACCGGCAGTACGACCCCGAGCTGGAGCAGATTCTGGTGCGGTGGATCGTGGCGCAGTGTGGCGGGGATGTCGCGCAGCCGGCACCTGGCAGGGATGGCTTCCAGCAGTGGCTGAAGGACGGCACC GTGCTGTGTCGGCTCATCAACAGCCTGCACCCACGGGGCCAGGGGCCAGTGGCCAAGATCCAGGCATCCGCCATGGCCTTCAAGCAGATGGAGCAGATCTCGCAGTTTCTGCAGGCGGCTGAGCGCTACGGCATTGCTGCCACAGACATCTTCCAGACCGTGGACCTCTGGGAAG GGAAGAACATGGCGTGCGTGCAAAGGACCCTGATGAacctgggcagcctggctgtggcCAAGGGCGACGGGCTCTTCGTGGGAGACCCCAACTGGTTCCCCAA GAAGTCGCAGGAGAACCGTCGCGTCTTCTCTGAGGACAAGCTGAAGGAGGGGCAGAGCGTCATCGGGCTGCAGATGGGCACCAACCGGGGCGCCTCGCAGGCCGGCATGACGGGCTACGGCATGCCCCGCCAGATCCTCTAA